Proteins from one Impatiens glandulifera chromosome 2, dImpGla2.1, whole genome shotgun sequence genomic window:
- the LOC124927696 gene encoding 60S ribosomal protein L39-1-like, with translation MPSHKTLRIKLKLGKKMRQNRPIPHWIRLRTDNTIRYNAKRRHWRRTKLGF, from the exons ATG CCATCACACAAGACCTTAAGGATTAAGCTGAAGTTGGGAAAAAAGATGCGCCAGAACAGGCCGATTCCTCACTGGATCCGTCTTCGTACTGATAATACTATCAG gTACAACGCAAAGCGTAGGCATTGGCGCCGTACAAAACTAGGGTTTTGA